One segment of Formicincola oecophyllae DNA contains the following:
- the mnmA gene encoding tRNA 2-thiouridine(34) synthase MnmA, whose amino-acid sequence MRILAAMSGGVDSSVAAVMLKRQGHEVIGATLQLYDHRGPAKAGSCCAGRDIRDARQVAESAGFPHYVIDAEDRFKQSVMESFADAYARGETPVPCVACNQGVKFTDLLGLARELGCDAMATGHYVRRLEGPSGPELHRPRDQGRDQSWFLFATTRDQLDYLRFPLGDMTSKDEVRALAAAYGLEIAAKPDSQDICFVTDGSYAGLVEAMRPEIAGPGDIVDGAGHVLGRHEGIARYTVGQSKRLGNLHTQTGQRQVVTRIDGATRRIIVAPRDEARSGSAHVRLRGMNWLLDVPSEGLRCTVQLRAREEPRTALVKPSWRGPDEADVLLDAPAFAAPGQACVFYEGSRILGGGFIMA is encoded by the coding sequence GTGCGTATTTTGGCCGCCATGTCAGGTGGGGTGGACAGTTCCGTTGCCGCTGTCATGCTCAAGCGCCAAGGCCATGAGGTCATTGGCGCCACCTTGCAGCTTTATGACCACCGCGGCCCCGCCAAGGCTGGGTCATGTTGTGCTGGACGCGACATCAGGGATGCGCGCCAAGTGGCTGAGAGCGCCGGTTTCCCCCACTACGTGATTGACGCTGAAGACCGCTTCAAGCAAAGCGTCATGGAAAGCTTTGCTGACGCCTACGCGCGCGGCGAAACCCCTGTGCCGTGCGTGGCTTGTAACCAAGGAGTCAAGTTCACTGACCTTTTGGGCCTGGCGCGTGAATTGGGCTGTGACGCCATGGCGACTGGCCATTATGTGCGCCGCCTTGAAGGGCCTTCAGGGCCGGAACTGCACAGGCCGCGCGACCAGGGACGTGACCAGTCGTGGTTTCTGTTCGCCACAACGCGTGACCAGCTGGATTACCTGCGTTTCCCTTTGGGCGACATGACATCCAAGGATGAGGTACGCGCCCTGGCAGCAGCTTATGGCCTGGAAATCGCCGCTAAGCCAGACAGCCAAGACATCTGCTTTGTAACGGATGGTTCCTATGCTGGGCTGGTAGAGGCCATGCGGCCTGAGATCGCTGGCCCAGGCGATATTGTGGACGGTGCGGGCCATGTTCTTGGGCGCCATGAAGGCATAGCCCGCTACACGGTGGGTCAAAGCAAGCGCCTGGGCAACTTGCACACTCAAACGGGGCAGCGCCAAGTAGTGACGCGCATTGACGGCGCCACGCGCCGCATTATCGTGGCCCCGCGTGACGAGGCCCGTTCAGGCAGTGCCCACGTGCGCCTGCGCGGCATGAACTGGCTTTTGGACGTGCCAAGCGAAGGGTTGCGCTGCACGGTGCAGCTGCGGGCGCGTGAGGAACCGCGTACGGCCTTGGTCAAACCATCTTGGCGTGGCCCAGATGAAGCAGACGTGCTGCTGGATGCACCGGCTTTCGCAGCACCTGGCCAGGCCTGCGTGTTTTATGAAGGCAGCCGAATCCTTGGTGGCGGCTTCATCATGGCCTAA
- a CDS encoding hydrogen peroxide-inducible genes activator, with product MSYVPLSGLSLRDVEYAVAVDDLRNFSRAAERCGVSQAGLSEQVRKLENVLGVKLFERSRRTVTPTPESEHILRHARELLATARAFLEAAHHDRAELTGTLHLGLIPTLGPYYLPDLLPLLRGRWPGLKLRLEECITPTLAAALRQGELDMGVLVKVPGLNGLHTEPLFTEPFWGVFPANHELATKAEIKLADFNRADLLLLEKGHCLRDQALSLCPGVRRHPQRLAPSLEMLWHMIGVGEGFSLIPALALRNRTDFADLVRVRRLDESEAHRLICLAWRPTDPRHKLFLELAKRLRAHVPDGCLALDQQG from the coding sequence ATGTCCTATGTTCCTCTTTCAGGCCTTTCGTTGCGCGATGTTGAATATGCTGTCGCTGTTGACGATTTGCGCAATTTCTCCCGCGCTGCTGAACGGTGCGGTGTGAGCCAAGCTGGCCTTTCCGAACAGGTGCGCAAGTTGGAAAACGTGCTTGGCGTCAAGCTGTTCGAACGATCCAGGCGCACCGTCACCCCCACCCCTGAAAGCGAACACATCCTGCGCCACGCCCGTGAATTATTGGCAACGGCGCGCGCTTTTCTGGAGGCAGCCCACCATGACCGCGCTGAACTGACCGGCACGCTCCATCTGGGCCTCATCCCTACTTTGGGGCCTTACTACCTACCAGACCTGCTGCCGCTTTTGCGTGGGCGCTGGCCAGGGCTGAAACTTCGTTTGGAAGAATGCATCACCCCCACCCTAGCTGCCGCCCTGCGCCAGGGTGAGCTGGACATGGGTGTGCTGGTCAAAGTTCCAGGGCTGAACGGCCTGCACACAGAGCCCCTGTTTACAGAGCCTTTTTGGGGTGTTTTCCCAGCCAACCATGAACTGGCCACCAAAGCGGAAATCAAGCTGGCCGATTTTAATCGTGCCGACCTTTTATTGCTGGAAAAGGGCCATTGCCTGCGTGACCAGGCCCTTTCCCTGTGCCCAGGGGTGCGCCGCCACCCCCAACGCCTTGCCCCCAGCCTGGAAATGCTATGGCACATGATCGGCGTGGGGGAGGGGTTCTCACTTATCCCAGCCTTGGCTTTGCGCAACAGAACCGACTTCGCTGACCTTGTACGGGTGCGCCGCCTTGATGAAAGCGAAGCCCACCGCCTCATCTGTTTGGCCTGGCGCCCAACAGACCCACGCCACAAGTTGTTCCTTGAACTGGCTAAACGGCTGCGTGCCCACGTGCCTGATGGCTGCCTGGCACTGGACCAACAGGGATGA
- a CDS encoding restriction endonuclease has translation MAALPPDLPLLVPPGWLGWRYGQRARRFWQARRTARACGQRWVAARAGQARQHHDFLSQDALADLSYQIREALCSAGLAEWQPRAWAWSAQTLKRASRAFQKGALANPSPQQPLLTYSPDMDPLAYEDYCAALLAHEGWQVEMTPLSGDQGADVIASCNGVKLVVQCKLYSKPVGNKAVQEVVAARQFHQAQMAVVASNARYTRSARELAAGTGVLLLHHAQLPALRPWG, from the coding sequence TTGGCTGCGTTGCCTCCAGACCTGCCCTTACTGGTTCCGCCAGGCTGGCTGGGGTGGCGCTATGGCCAACGTGCGCGGCGGTTTTGGCAGGCGCGGCGCACGGCACGCGCCTGTGGGCAGCGCTGGGTGGCAGCGCGTGCTGGGCAGGCACGCCAACACCATGACTTCCTGAGCCAGGACGCGCTGGCTGACCTCAGCTACCAAATCAGGGAGGCCCTATGTTCGGCTGGCCTGGCTGAATGGCAGCCGCGCGCATGGGCCTGGAGCGCACAAACCTTGAAAAGGGCCAGCCGTGCCTTCCAGAAAGGCGCCCTTGCCAACCCTTCCCCCCAACAGCCCCTGCTTACCTACAGCCCAGACATGGATCCTTTGGCCTATGAGGATTACTGCGCCGCCCTGCTGGCCCATGAAGGTTGGCAGGTGGAAATGACCCCCCTTTCGGGGGACCAGGGGGCAGATGTCATTGCCAGCTGCAACGGGGTGAAGCTGGTGGTGCAATGCAAGCTTTACAGCAAGCCTGTGGGCAACAAGGCCGTTCAGGAAGTGGTGGCGGCGCGCCAATTCCATCAAGCTCAAATGGCCGTTGTGGCCAGCAACGCCCGTTACACGCGCAGCGCCCGCGAGTTGGCGGCGGGCACGGGGGTACTGCTTCTGCACCATGCGCAGCTGCCTGCCCTGCGGCCATGGGGCTGA
- a CDS encoding PqiC family protein, with amino-acid sequence MKPIQQNVNGLLAAGALGFLGLVGGCSSASPTFYQLTPLNPPTVPAVAPEQAVEVHNTILAPSLERDVMVMSLAFPQVHVDESAAWSAPPGILVTDTMAADLQRTFPRAVVFTQNAAVAVPPQAFVDLTLTRFDRNAAGQAIIEGVLSVKRAGWGAEPTCASTIDWLSPAAIPNTPGDLAAALSVGVEAVSQRAALMLETLDQCPTPADPLAMPVTTPPKVNAY; translated from the coding sequence ATGAAACCCATCCAACAAAACGTGAACGGCCTTTTGGCAGCCGGTGCGCTGGGTTTTCTGGGGCTGGTGGGGGGGTGTTCAAGCGCCAGCCCCACTTTTTACCAGCTCACCCCCCTCAACCCGCCCACCGTGCCTGCAGTGGCACCTGAACAGGCGGTGGAAGTTCACAACACCATCCTTGCCCCTTCGCTGGAGCGGGACGTCATGGTGATGTCACTTGCTTTCCCCCAGGTGCACGTGGATGAAAGCGCCGCTTGGAGCGCGCCCCCTGGCATTTTGGTGACAGACACTATGGCTGCCGACCTTCAGCGCACGTTCCCGCGCGCTGTGGTCTTCACCCAGAACGCCGCTGTGGCGGTTCCACCCCAAGCTTTTGTTGATCTCACCCTCACGCGTTTTGACCGTAACGCAGCTGGCCAGGCCATTATAGAAGGGGTGCTTTCCGTCAAGCGTGCTGGTTGGGGGGCTGAGCCCACATGCGCCAGCACCATTGACTGGCTTTCCCCAGCAGCCATCCCCAACACGCCAGGAGATTTGGCCGCCGCTTTGAGTGTGGGCGTGGAAGCTGTCAGCCAACGTGCCGCTTTGATGCTGGAAACTCTTGACCAATGCCCCACGCCAGCCGACCCCTTGGCCATGCCAGTAACCACCCCCCCTAAGGTCAACGCTTATTAA
- the ahpF gene encoding alkyl hydroperoxide reductase subunit F produces MDVNQSLTPELREQLKALINQYVKDQVVLVATLDDSDNAKAMKDFLTDVGSLSPKVTFDASAQGDSAFKPSFSIVRPGTDIKLTFAGIPLGHEFDSFVLALLWVGGHPPKVDPALVAQIEGLAGPYKFEVVYSLTCNNCPEVVQAINAMAVINPKAVSSINIDGAFFPALVKKYDIRSVPQVLLDGKLFSVGRQEMSDILAKLDSAGSAKAAKAEAARIDAEAPFDVLIVGMGPAGCSAAVYAARKGLRTALVGELFGGQVLDTGEIDNLIPIPKIQGSGLAAQLKQDVELYPVHVMANQRAAQLVPGGKPGALHAVKLESGATVKARTVIAATGARWRKLGCKGEETYLTHGVAYCPHCDGPFFKGRPVAVAGGGNSGVEAAIDLANICSHVTLLQRGPELKADQVLQDALYKLPNVKVLTNATPEEVKGDGTNMTGLDWTDRTDGSVKHLDVDALFVQIGLLPNSAWVKDAVELNKMGEIVINECGATSIPGVFGAGDVASTPYKQIIISMGSGATAALAAFDYMIRTPTP; encoded by the coding sequence ATGGACGTTAACCAGTCCCTCACACCAGAGCTGCGCGAGCAGCTCAAAGCCCTCATCAACCAGTATGTCAAAGATCAGGTGGTGCTTGTCGCCACCCTTGACGACAGCGACAACGCCAAGGCGATGAAGGACTTCCTGACTGATGTCGGCAGCCTTTCTCCCAAGGTCACTTTTGACGCCAGCGCCCAGGGCGATAGCGCTTTCAAGCCTTCTTTCAGCATTGTGCGCCCCGGCACGGACATCAAGCTTACCTTCGCTGGCATTCCCTTGGGCCATGAGTTCGATTCATTTGTTCTGGCGCTGCTGTGGGTTGGTGGTCATCCCCCCAAGGTCGACCCGGCCTTGGTGGCGCAGATCGAGGGCCTTGCAGGGCCTTACAAATTTGAAGTCGTCTACTCCCTGACCTGCAACAACTGTCCTGAGGTGGTGCAGGCCATCAACGCCATGGCGGTCATCAACCCCAAGGCCGTCAGCTCCATCAATATTGATGGCGCCTTCTTCCCAGCACTGGTCAAGAAGTACGATATTCGCTCCGTGCCGCAAGTGTTGCTTGATGGCAAGCTGTTCAGCGTGGGCCGGCAGGAGATGAGCGACATCCTCGCCAAGCTGGACTCAGCAGGCAGCGCCAAAGCAGCCAAGGCAGAGGCTGCGCGCATCGATGCTGAAGCCCCCTTTGACGTGTTGATTGTCGGCATGGGGCCCGCTGGCTGTTCGGCTGCTGTCTACGCTGCCCGCAAGGGCCTGCGCACAGCGCTGGTGGGGGAGCTTTTTGGCGGGCAGGTGCTGGACACTGGCGAGATCGACAACCTCATCCCCATCCCCAAAATTCAGGGCAGTGGCCTGGCTGCTCAACTGAAGCAGGATGTGGAGCTCTACCCTGTCCATGTCATGGCTAACCAGCGCGCGGCGCAGCTGGTGCCTGGTGGAAAGCCAGGCGCCCTCCACGCCGTGAAGCTGGAAAGCGGCGCAACGGTCAAGGCGCGCACTGTTATCGCCGCCACGGGCGCACGCTGGCGCAAGCTGGGCTGCAAGGGGGAGGAAACCTACCTGACCCATGGCGTGGCCTATTGCCCCCATTGTGATGGCCCCTTCTTTAAAGGGCGCCCTGTGGCGGTGGCTGGTGGCGGTAACAGCGGTGTGGAGGCGGCCATCGACCTGGCTAACATCTGTTCCCACGTCACGCTGCTGCAGCGCGGTCCTGAACTGAAGGCAGACCAGGTTCTCCAGGATGCGCTGTATAAACTGCCCAACGTCAAAGTCCTGACCAACGCCACCCCTGAGGAAGTCAAGGGCGATGGCACCAACATGACAGGCCTTGACTGGACTGACCGCACAGATGGCAGCGTTAAGCACCTCGATGTGGATGCGCTGTTCGTTCAGATTGGCCTTCTGCCCAACAGCGCTTGGGTCAAGGATGCGGTTGAGCTGAACAAAATGGGTGAGATCGTCATCAATGAATGTGGCGCTACATCCATTCCTGGGGTGTTTGGCGCAGGCGATGTGGCCAGCACGCCTTACAAGCAGATCATCATCTCCATGGGCAGTGGCGCCACAGCGGCGCTGGCCGCCTTTGACTACATGATCCGCACCCCAACGCCCTGA
- a CDS encoding PqiB family protein, translating into MQPEPPSQATPANTAQGEAVAYVRPTRFSILWIIPVVAILISGWLAWRHFTTQGPLVTIDFDTADGIVPGQTQVKNKAVTLGIVKDVTLSPDMSHVIVAVQMNEASAPYMTNHARFWVVRATINGASITGLSTLLSGAYIAFDPGVPDGVYTTHFKGLENPPGIRSDQPGATYWLVTPNLDSLGPGAPVFYRDLPVGEVLGYTLPPGGVGPVLLQIFVKAPYDRYLRTDSKFWNVSGLSVNFSPTGLRVRLQSLQALFSGGVAFGQPPQLVGDHMPPALPDTVFRLYGNEVEADNTYYHERLHVATYLNSSVAGLGRGSKVVMFGVQVGIVTGVRLELANPHHPPRVRVDMVLEPGRIAGTAPNQTQRQGYQALSGFVSDGMRASVGSSSFLMGAAEIDLLYTPNTKPAALTWEGNIAILPSEAGGLSGAMQSLSVIANKIAAMPLTQVGDHLNDLLVHSDQRVRSPQLTQAMVALRESLQSLNSLLTHTDQNLPALMNNLKGTLYNARLLLASYGGNTDFHRDLQALVVQLTQLARSAHFATQYLDYHPSALLTGRQH; encoded by the coding sequence ATGCAGCCAGAGCCGCCCTCACAGGCCACGCCAGCCAACACCGCCCAGGGGGAGGCCGTGGCTTACGTGCGCCCAACGCGCTTTTCCATCCTCTGGATCATCCCCGTGGTTGCCATCCTGATTTCAGGTTGGCTGGCATGGCGGCATTTCACCACGCAGGGGCCGCTTGTCACCATTGATTTCGACACAGCCGATGGCATCGTCCCTGGTCAGACGCAGGTCAAGAATAAGGCCGTGACGCTGGGTATCGTCAAGGATGTGACGCTCAGCCCTGATATGAGCCACGTGATCGTAGCAGTGCAGATGAACGAGGCTAGCGCGCCTTACATGACCAACCACGCTCGTTTCTGGGTGGTGCGCGCCACCATCAACGGTGCTTCCATCACTGGCCTCAGCACGTTGCTCAGCGGTGCTTACATCGCGTTTGACCCTGGCGTACCTGATGGCGTTTATACTACCCATTTCAAAGGGCTGGAAAACCCGCCTGGCATTCGTTCAGACCAGCCAGGCGCCACCTATTGGCTGGTGACGCCCAACCTGGATTCACTGGGGCCAGGGGCGCCTGTGTTTTACCGCGACCTGCCCGTGGGCGAAGTTCTGGGCTACACCCTGCCCCCAGGTGGGGTGGGGCCAGTCCTGCTGCAGATTTTCGTCAAAGCCCCGTACGACCGTTACCTGCGGACAGACAGCAAGTTCTGGAATGTCTCTGGGCTAAGCGTCAATTTCAGCCCCACAGGGTTGCGCGTGCGCCTGCAGTCGCTCCAAGCCCTGTTCTCAGGTGGCGTGGCTTTTGGCCAGCCGCCCCAATTGGTGGGGGACCACATGCCCCCAGCCCTGCCTGACACGGTGTTCAGGCTCTATGGCAATGAGGTGGAGGCCGACAACACCTATTACCATGAGCGTCTCCATGTGGCGACATACCTCAACAGCTCTGTGGCTGGGCTGGGGCGTGGTAGCAAAGTGGTGATGTTTGGGGTGCAGGTGGGCATCGTGACGGGCGTTCGCCTTGAACTGGCCAACCCACACCATCCGCCCCGCGTGCGTGTGGACATGGTGCTGGAACCGGGGCGCATTGCTGGCACGGCGCCCAACCAAACCCAGCGCCAAGGCTACCAGGCCCTTTCTGGTTTCGTGTCTGACGGCATGCGGGCCTCTGTTGGCAGTTCCAGCTTCCTGATGGGTGCAGCGGAAATCGACTTGCTCTACACCCCCAACACCAAGCCAGCCGCCCTGACATGGGAAGGCAACATCGCCATCCTCCCCAGCGAAGCTGGTGGCCTTAGCGGCGCCATGCAATCGCTGAGCGTCATCGCCAATAAAATAGCCGCCATGCCCCTGACTCAGGTTGGCGACCACCTGAACGACCTGCTTGTCCACAGTGACCAGCGGGTGCGCAGCCCGCAGCTCACCCAGGCCATGGTGGCGCTGCGTGAATCGCTGCAGTCGCTCAACAGCCTGCTGACGCACACTGACCAGAACCTGCCTGCCTTGATGAACAACCTGAAAGGCACTTTGTACAATGCCCGCCTGCTTCTGGCTTCCTATGGCGGCAACACTGATTTCCACCGTGACCTCCAGGCTCTTGTCGTGCAGCTGACCCAGCTGGCGCGGTCAGCCCACTTTGCCACTCAGTACCTGGACTACCACCCGTCAGCGCTGCTCACAGGGCGTCAGCATTAA
- a CDS encoding ferredoxin family 2Fe-2S iron-sulfur cluster binding protein → MPRMTFVEPDGTRHEVDAKKGLSVLEIAQEHDIDLEGACEGSLACATCHVIVDPEWADRIPGATEDEEDMLDLAFDLQPTSRLGCQIIMNDDLDGLVVQIPKQA, encoded by the coding sequence ATGCCCCGGATGACTTTCGTTGAGCCAGATGGCACCCGTCATGAAGTGGATGCCAAAAAGGGCCTTTCCGTTCTGGAAATCGCCCAGGAACATGACATTGACCTGGAAGGTGCCTGTGAAGGCTCGCTTGCCTGTGCCACGTGCCATGTGATCGTTGATCCTGAATGGGCAGACCGCATTCCAGGCGCGACTGAGGACGAGGAAGACATGCTTGACCTGGCCTTTGACCTTCAGCCCACCTCCCGGCTGGGATGTCAAATCATCATGAACGATGATTTGGACGGCCTTGTGGTGCAGATTCCCAAGCAGGCCTAA
- a CDS encoding paraquat-inducible protein A, with product MDNPHHSSELRIVTGIMECRTCGLFQRLPAVLPGEVAECCRCGSQLERRRRTATLGGPWAFCIAALAFYGALLVSSVMMLNVYGHVNVIVMMSGPHQLVSQGMGIIAVLVALTSVILPGVVLLMMCAILYGAGKDDLPTWCRPLLAWYERLRPWSMVEVYVIGLLVAYTKLIDLALVILLPGTFLLGALMLSMAALDSTFDAEMIWEHRSVRAEKGHPPYDGATNPMPPPRHMLSCGTCELVLLAPHAIPNTADMGDCPRCGQILHRRKPNAVQGAICFLIAAFVFYIPANCLPVMTYARLGKGYPNTIIGGVHELWQADLWVLALIVLFASITLPVLKIVSLALMLYCELTRRAWHLIGLSKLYHIVMLIGRWSMIDVFMISILVAVVRFSFFAHVTADPGIVFFAMVVVLTIFAADMYDPRGVWDAAGRNERHPGFLPHQHRHPLKRRHRGHGCPKGPPVVTTTPEPLASLGAEGQP from the coding sequence GTGGACAACCCGCACCATAGCAGTGAACTGCGCATCGTTACAGGTATTATGGAATGCAGGACATGTGGGCTTTTCCAGCGCCTGCCTGCTGTGCTCCCAGGAGAGGTTGCCGAATGCTGCCGCTGCGGTAGCCAGCTGGAACGCCGCCGCCGCACCGCCACCTTGGGGGGGCCTTGGGCTTTCTGCATTGCAGCGCTGGCTTTTTATGGGGCCCTGCTGGTCAGCAGCGTCATGATGCTAAATGTGTACGGCCATGTGAACGTCATTGTGATGATGAGCGGCCCCCATCAGCTGGTCAGCCAGGGCATGGGCATCATCGCTGTTCTGGTGGCGCTGACCAGCGTCATCCTGCCAGGCGTTGTCCTGTTGATGATGTGTGCCATCCTTTACGGGGCGGGCAAGGACGACCTGCCAACATGGTGCCGTCCTCTTTTGGCTTGGTATGAACGACTGCGGCCTTGGTCCATGGTGGAGGTCTACGTCATTGGCCTGTTGGTGGCCTACACCAAGCTGATTGACCTTGCGTTGGTCATCCTGCTGCCAGGCACCTTCCTGTTAGGCGCACTGATGCTTTCCATGGCAGCGCTTGATTCCACCTTCGATGCCGAAATGATCTGGGAACACCGTTCGGTCCGCGCTGAGAAGGGCCACCCCCCTTATGATGGCGCCACCAACCCTATGCCTCCGCCACGCCACATGCTCTCCTGCGGCACATGTGAGCTGGTGCTCCTAGCCCCCCATGCTATTCCCAACACAGCGGACATGGGCGACTGTCCACGCTGCGGGCAAATTCTGCACAGGCGCAAACCCAATGCGGTCCAAGGGGCCATCTGCTTCCTCATTGCGGCCTTCGTGTTCTACATCCCTGCCAACTGTCTGCCCGTCATGACCTATGCACGGTTGGGGAAGGGTTACCCCAATACCATCATAGGGGGCGTCCATGAACTGTGGCAGGCAGACCTCTGGGTGCTGGCGCTCATTGTCCTTTTCGCTTCCATCACCCTGCCTGTGCTCAAGATTGTTTCACTGGCCTTGATGCTCTATTGTGAGCTCACCCGCCGCGCTTGGCATCTCATTGGGCTGTCTAAACTTTATCACATCGTCATGCTGATTGGCCGTTGGTCAATGATTGACGTATTCATGATTTCAATACTTGTGGCGGTGGTCCGGTTCTCGTTTTTTGCCCATGTCACCGCGGATCCGGGCATTGTTTTCTTCGCGATGGTGGTTGTGCTGACAATTTTTGCTGCTGATATGTACGATCCGCGCGGCGTATGGGACGCTGCCGGCCGCAACGAGCGCCATCCAGGTTTCCTGCCCCATCAGCACAGGCACCCTTTGAAGCGCCGCCACAGGGGCCATGGTTGCCCGAAAGGTCCACCTGTTGTCACAACCACCCCTGAACCCCTCGCTAGTTTAGGGGCGGAGGGTCAGCCGTGA
- a CDS encoding redoxin domain-containing protein, giving the protein MPKIGSTIKPFLAHAYDPKKDAFIEVSEKDLIGPKKWSVIFFYPADFTFVCPTELEDLAENYAAFEKLGVQIYSVSTDKEFSHKAWHDTSDAIRKVQFPMLGDPAGVLATNFDVLMDSPKGDTFWADRGTFLIDPEGRIQYVEITSPGVGRSAKELLGKIEAAQYVASHPGEVCPAHWKEGGKVLTPGINLVGKI; this is encoded by the coding sequence ATGCCGAAAATCGGTTCAACAATCAAACCGTTCCTAGCCCATGCCTACGACCCCAAAAAGGACGCCTTCATTGAGGTCTCTGAAAAGGATCTGATTGGCCCCAAGAAATGGTCTGTGATTTTCTTCTACCCTGCCGACTTCACCTTCGTGTGCCCGACAGAGCTTGAAGACCTGGCTGAGAACTACGCCGCTTTTGAGAAACTGGGCGTGCAGATCTACTCCGTCTCCACTGACAAGGAGTTCAGCCACAAGGCCTGGCACGACACGTCAGACGCCATCCGCAAGGTGCAGTTCCCCATGCTGGGCGACCCTGCCGGCGTTCTGGCCACCAATTTCGATGTCCTGATGGACAGCCCCAAGGGCGACACCTTCTGGGCTGACCGCGGCACCTTCCTGATCGATCCTGAAGGCCGCATTCAGTATGTCGAAATCACCTCCCCAGGTGTGGGCCGCAGCGCCAAGGAGCTGCTGGGTAAAATCGAGGCCGCGCAGTATGTCGCCAGCCACCCTGGCGAAGTCTGCCCCGCCCATTGGAAGGAAGGCGGCAAGGTGCTGACCCCCGGCATCAACCTGGTTGGCAAAATCTGA
- the fdhD gene encoding formate dehydrogenase accessory sulfurtransferase FdhD produces MAEEKERAIAGEVPISIVYNGVHPYAVMMATPADLADYAVGFTCAEGIAQDEHDIVGCSWQVESPPTQREAQGVRLDVQLAPEAFSRLLQRQQGRALVGGSACGVCGQEDSSFMTCPVERSVLPPTQRPSPNALLKAVEGLREHQPFNKRLRMLHAAAWADPAGNILLAREDIGRHNALDKLVGALRRSGYDRGQGFVVLSSRCSFEMAQKAVLAGMRVLVAVSAPSRQAVALARQGGLALASCQRGVLDVFTHPGYLALPNERAQVPGLR; encoded by the coding sequence ATGGCTGAAGAAAAAGAGCGGGCGATTGCTGGTGAAGTGCCCATCAGCATTGTTTACAATGGTGTTCACCCTTATGCGGTCATGATGGCCACACCCGCTGACTTGGCTGATTATGCCGTTGGCTTCACCTGTGCTGAGGGCATAGCCCAGGACGAGCATGACATTGTGGGGTGTTCATGGCAGGTGGAAAGCCCACCCACCCAAAGGGAAGCGCAAGGGGTGCGGTTGGATGTGCAACTTGCGCCAGAAGCATTCAGCAGGCTGCTTCAGCGCCAGCAGGGCAGGGCCTTGGTGGGTGGATCTGCTTGTGGGGTTTGCGGTCAGGAAGACAGCAGCTTCATGACGTGTCCAGTTGAAAGGTCTGTTCTCCCGCCCACTCAGCGCCCTTCGCCAAACGCCTTGCTGAAAGCGGTTGAAGGGCTGCGTGAGCATCAACCCTTCAACAAGCGGCTGCGTATGCTTCATGCTGCTGCCTGGGCTGACCCGGCTGGCAATATCCTGTTGGCGCGTGAGGACATAGGCCGTCACAATGCCCTGGACAAATTGGTTGGGGCGCTTAGGCGCTCAGGATACGATCGTGGCCAAGGGTTCGTGGTGTTGAGCAGCCGTTGTTCGTTTGAAATGGCGCAAAAAGCGGTTTTGGCTGGCATGAGGGTGTTGGTGGCTGTCTCAGCACCCAGCAGGCAGGCAGTCGCCCTTGCACGGCAAGGGGGGTTGGCGCTTGCCAGCTGCCAACGGGGGGTGTTGGATGTATTCACCCATCCAGGTTACTTGGCACTACCCAACGAAAGGGCCCAAGTTCCGGGCTTGAGGTGA
- a CDS encoding nitrate reductase associated protein: protein MTGQVFEFEHGYAHDLRGMPMAVREKLDRTGIRASRKQWQALPLPERQALLEMPCATHAESQLWRGKLVELLKAFSDVPVEETTPVDPTLWVMPHHCPSEIAAQCALKKVPVPSQAQWGTLTPLQRFSLLKLSRSERQNRDFLPAMKEFGLA from the coding sequence ATGACAGGACAAGTTTTTGAATTTGAACATGGCTATGCCCATGATTTGCGCGGCATGCCCATGGCAGTGCGGGAAAAGCTGGACCGAACAGGGATTCGCGCCAGCCGCAAGCAATGGCAGGCGCTCCCTTTGCCAGAACGCCAAGCTCTCTTGGAAATGCCTTGCGCCACCCATGCTGAAAGCCAGCTGTGGCGTGGTAAACTTGTTGAGTTGCTGAAGGCGTTTTCTGATGTTCCGGTGGAGGAGACGACACCTGTGGATCCAACCTTATGGGTGATGCCACATCATTGCCCATCTGAAATCGCTGCTCAATGCGCCCTTAAAAAGGTGCCTGTCCCAAGCCAAGCCCAATGGGGCACTCTGACCCCCTTGCAGCGTTTTAGTCTTCTTAAGCTTTCACGCTCAGAACGTCAAAACAGGGATTTTCTACCCGCCATGAAGGAATTCGGTCTGGCTTGA